One window of the Colletotrichum destructivum chromosome 4, complete sequence genome contains the following:
- a CDS encoding Putative succinate dehydrogenase assembly factor 4 has protein sequence MSRLLRLHRTLALTPPARRLNSSFTRGPAPPRLPPDQQAEFERLQRQASVSSAFQHLVEDAPDATPAATTTNPSSPPSDTVTAAATAAASDAPNTPTPTVAATDEDTMHPNYVRGAPPEFEGDVNPRTGEVGGPKREPLRWGAAGDWSYNGRVTDF, from the coding sequence ATgtcccgcctcctccgcctccaccgcACCCTCGCTCtcacgccgcccgcgaggCGCCTCAACTCCTCCTTCACCCGCGGCCCCGCGCCCCCGCGCCTCCCGCCCGACCAGCAGGCCGAGTTCGAGCGCCTCCAGCGCCAGGCCTCTGTCTCGAGCGCCTTCCAgcacctcgtcgaggacgccccGGACGCGACGCCCGCGGCCACGACCACAaacccctcctctcccccctccgacaccgtcaccgccgccgccaccgctgccgcctccgACGCACCAAACACTCCGACccccaccgtcgccgccacggACGAGGACACGATGCATCCCAACTACGTCCGCGGCGCGCCCCCCGAgttcgagggcgacgtcaaCCCCCGcaccggcgaggtcggcgggcCTAAGAGGGAGCCGCTGCGCtggggcgccgccggggacTGGAGCTACAACGGCCGCGTGACGGATTTTTAG
- a CDS encoding Putative heterokaryon incompatibility, producing the protein MNDNSSLTPLPNNARRFWPGKTSHPLCEYCTKLGFDQFAIDSSSSTPNVTTDRLPLDLLRIIKNYKSDKCGFCSLLFDAIAAHDPFEHPAVKDHMPEDLVGQTFRQWAGELGWSQGLLGGGHPFGKSRDALKFTDSTSSNASPQVERDLTGELRKDLQFAGELAAAQASVTHAINQSIKSNNADVAGILGAVQEMIIPVMTLMNRVNEKLPAGVSIQTTGRGLFTVGVWGFGNAPNNPPLSCLCSFNLRVAEAHSSGTGAEFPRYGNRLEDKIDVKGLCRAFLDNCINHHWSCNRPGWSIHLKKPEGPHFRLIDVYKRTIVSHDELLKRHSNTLPQYAALSYVWGETGETCRKLLESDLPEDNENGDISIDSKDKRLAATISDAIRVTQQLNEGLNETDTRLHIRYLWVDSLCIIQGPGHGQTMSARCMAAKSSQIQQMDKIYGEATIVIVAAGGSEADAGIRGVTDDRKRNPEQISRQVQPRVNVLLPVQYPSDYGKWDSRAWTLQEKLLSRRKLIFGENYASFHCQHQQVLREDMSASDAMNGPPPTDLLSPPTTDLFISAKKRYMPGQVPVIYRSPLFTEYAKVLAQYTSRELTNPKDILLGMMGLLNVLVVSNRSQKSIADRTLSGLPEQFIDLALLWQPPTAKGVDLTRRAAGDRLPIGAGQDLQHEFQFPSWSWAGWDTIRTVSSPQNHPGVRFEEPFSVSTYSDLSLRKVVMTGSDRKQEERYRPLVMWYTTKATNAPPVPQRPRNPLRSPTALAQVQSQLRSRSRRLRPVNGHGLGIAFNQSSGQSSPQALFIERALQLRGGNVGIPAIPDGVCLKDHHLICESQVATFQLKVLREPRVEVLWRMEQDNIVQEQIHHDRNQGNHQDKTRQDFEAVETHIIKEHEIRDENGIVVGHVVPTNGQQLLNDMKFNFVLLSESQYWGNENRVDVDDYPLYNVMMVEWDHSGKIASRLGLGKIRKEAWAMAKPALQTVILA; encoded by the coding sequence ATGAACGATAATTCCAGCTTGACACCATTGCCCAATAACGCCCGACGGTTTTGGCCAGGAAAGACATCTCACCCCCTCTGTGAATATTGCACCAAGCTTGGGTTCGACCAATTTGCAATCGACTCTTCTTCCAGTACGCCAAATGTCACCACCGACCGCTTGCCGCTTGACCTTCTCCGCATCATTAAGAACTACAAGAGCGACAAGTGTGGATTCTGCAGCTTGCTTTTCGACGCAATTGCAGCGCACGACCCATTCGAGCACCCGGCCGTCAAGGATCATATGCCCGAGGACCTTGTAGGTCAAACGTTCAGACAGTGGGCTGGCGAGTTGGGCTGGTCGCAAGGCTTGCTGGGCGGCGGTCATCCGTTTGGAAAGTCTCGCGATGCTTTAAAGTTCACGGACTCGACCAGCTCCAACGCAAGCCCACAGGTCGAGAGAGACCTAACCGGAGAGCTCAGAAAAGACCTTCAGTTTGCAGGCGAACTTGCAGCGGCCCAAGCAAGCGTCACCCATGCCATTAACCAGTCGATCAAGTCCAACAACGCAGACGTTGCTGGAATACTTGGAGCAGTGCAGGAGATGATTATCCCAGTCATGACCTTGATGAATCGCGTCAACGAGAAGCTGCCCGCCGGCGTGTCCATCCAGACAACTGGTCGAGGCCTTTTCACTGTTGGAGTCTGGGGATTCGGTAACGCGCCCAACAACCCGCCTTTATCCTGCCTATGCAGTTTCAACCTTCGCGTCGCGGAAGCACACAGTTCAGGCACTGGGGCCGAATTCCCTCGCTATGGCAATCGACTTGAAGACAAAATCGACGTCAAAGGACTCTGCCGAGCCTTCCTGGACAACTGCATCAATCACCACTGGAGCTGCAATCGACCAGGCTGGTCAATTCACCTCAAGAAACCGGAAGGCCCCCATTTCAGACTGATTGACGTCTACAAAAGAACGATCGTGAGTCACGATGAACTTCTAAAGCGCCATTCCAACACCCTACCGCAATATGCCGCGTTGTCGTACGTCTGGGGGGAGACAGGTGAAACATGCCGGAAGCTCCTTGAATCAGATTTGCCTGAGGACAATGAGAATGGTGATATCTCTATCGACTCCAAGGACAAACGACTTGCCGCCACTATCTCGGATGCAATTCGAGTAACTCAGCAACTGAACGAGGGACTCAATGAGACAGACACGCGCCTCCACATTCGCTATCTTTGGGTGGATAGCCTGTGTATTATCCAGGGGCCAGGCCACGGTCAGACCATGAGTGCTCGCTGTATGGCAGCTAAGTCGTCGCAGATTCAACAGATGGACAAGATATATGGTGAAGCGACTATAGTAAttgtcgccgccggtggaTCCGAGGCTGATGCGGGAATACGCGGCGTCACCGATGACCGAAAACGCAACCCAGAGCAAATCTCTCGACAGGTTCAGCCAAGGGTTAATGTGCTGCTCCCAGTCCAGTATCCGTCAGATTATGGGAAGTGGGACTCCCGGGCTTGGACACTTCAAGAGAAGCTTCTGTCGAGAAGGAAGCTTATTTTTGGCGAGAACTACGCAAGCTTCCACTGCCAGCACCAACAAGTGCTGAGAGAGGACATGTCCGCGAGTGACGCCATGAACGGACCACCACCGACTGACTTATTATCTCCCCCGACAACTGATCTCTTTATCAGTGCCAAGAAGAGATACATGCCGGGTCAGGTCCCTGTAATTTACAGGTCACCACTGTTCACGGAATATGCCAAGGTATTGGCGCAGTATACCAGTAGGGAATTGACTAACCCAAAAGATATACTCTTGGGTATGATGGGTCTCCTGAACGTTTTGGTTGTCTCGAACAGATCACAAAAGTCAATTGCCGATAGGACGCTCAGCGGGCTCCCTGAACAGTTCATCGACTTGGCCCTTCTATGGCAGCCACCGACGGCCAAAGGTGTTGATCTCACGCGCCGTGCTGCAGGTGACCGACTACCTATTGGCGCGGGTCAAGATCTCCAGCACGAATTTCAGTTTCCCAGCTGGTCCTGGGCCGGGTGGGATACCATCAGAACTGTCAGCAGCCCCCAAAACCACCCAGGAGTGCGTTTTGAAGAGCCGTTCTCGGTATCGACGTACAGCGATCTTTCGCTGAGGAAGGTGGTGATGACAGGTTCCGATCGCAAGCAGGAAGAACGATACAGACCGTTGGTTATGTGGTACACGACCAAAGCGACGAATGCGCCTCCTGTCCCGCAGAGGCCACGGAACCCGCTCCGCTCACCAACCGCTCTGGCTCAAGTGCAGAGCCAGTTGCGATCTCGTTCTCGGAGATTGAGACCTGTCAACGGTCATGGCCTAGGCATTGCATTCAATCAGTCAAGTGGGCAATCAAGTCCCCAGGCTCTATTCATCGAAAGAGCTTTACAACTGCGAGGTGGCAATGTCGGAATACCTGCCATTCCGGACGGCGTGTGCCTTAAAGATCACCATCTTATCTGCGAGAGTCAAGTCGCGACTTTCCAACTCAAAGTGCTGCGTGAGCCTCGAGTCGAGGTGTTGTGGCGGATGGAACAAGACAACATTGTCCAAGAGCAAATACATCATGATCGGAACCAAGGGAATCATCAAGACAAGACCCGTCAGGACTTTGAGGCTGTCGAGACACACATCATCAAGGAACACGAGATCAGAGATGAAAATGGAATCGTTGTGGGTCATGTTGTACCCACTAACGGACAGCAGCTGCTGAACGACATGAAGTTTAACTTTGTCCTCCTATCAGAATCTCAATACTGGGGAAACGAGAATAGGGTCGATGTTGATGATTACCCTCTTTACAACGTCATGATGGTCGAGTGGGATCACAGTGGGAAGATAGCTTCCCGGTTAGGTCTGGGAAAAATACGGAAAGAAGCGTGGGCTATGGCGAAACCGGCTTTACAGACTGTCATTCTAGCTTGA
- a CDS encoding Putative glycoside hydrolase, family 43, producing MRLPRLLSALTSILMALAAAPLASAFTNPIRRPGGSDPFITYSGDGYYYLLSTTWSTVEIARSTTIEGLKTAARKVVYSSSNASRCCNVWAPEVHWLGNRWYIYFTAGGSANLDNQRMHVLRGGTTPWDSYTYVGRIGPDEWAIDASVLRTPQHGEFLMYSCFHGAAYQSICIQKLNADYVSTSGAVSLISQPTQAWERVSHPVNEGPAALYFGGRTYIAYSASYCWSASYCLGLLTWDGSRVPTDPAAWAKGDRCVLGSGNGHFGTGHNSFFSSPAGDQTWIAYHATSNAAGACDDSRYTMVQLLGTHSNGAPNFGSPVAFSYVYSEPHK from the exons ATGCGCCTCCCACGCCTCCTTTCCGCGCTGACCTCCATCCTTATggccctcgcggcggcgcccctcgcctcggccttcaCGAACCCCATCCGCCGGCCCGGCGGCTCGGACCCCTTCATCACGTACTCGGGCGACGGGTACTACTACCTCCTGTCGACGACGTGGTCGACGGTAGAGATCGCGCGGTCGACGACCATCGAGGGCCtcaagacggcggcgaggaaggtcGTCTACTCGTCGTCCAACGCCTCGCGCTGCTGCAACGTCTGGGCCCCCGAGGTGCACTGGCTGGGCAACCGGTGGTACATTTACTTCACGGCGGGCGGGAGCGCGAATCTCGACAACCAGCGGATGCACGTCTTGAGGG GCGGCACGACCCCGTGGGACTCGTACACCTACGTGGGCCGCATCGGGCCTGACGAGTGGGCCATCGACGCCTCGGTGCTGCGCACGCCGCAGCACGGCGAGTTCCTCATGTACTCGTGCTTCCACGGCGCCGCGTACCAGTCCATCTGCATCCAGAAGCTCAACGCCGACTACGTCTCGACCTCAGGCGCCGTCTCGCTCATCTCGCAGCCCACGCAGGCCTGGGAGCGCGTCTCGCACCCGGTCAACGAGGGGCCCGCGGCGCTCTACTTCGGCGGCCGAACGTACATCGCCTACAGCGCGAGCTACTGCTGGTCGGCGAGCTACTGCCTCGGGCTGCTGACGTGGGACGGCTCGAGGGTCCCGACGGacccggcggcgtgggccAAGGGCGACCGGTGCGtgctcggcagcggcaacggGCACTTCGGCACGGGGCACAacagcttcttcagcagccCCGCGGGCGACCAGACGTGGATCGCGTACCACGCGACCAGCAACGCCGCGGGCGCGTGCGACGACAGCCGGTACACGATGGTGCAGCTGCTCGGCACGCACAGCAACGGGGCGCCCAACTTTGGGTCGCCGGTCGCCTTCAGCTATGTGTACAGCGAGCCGCACAAGTGA
- a CDS encoding Putative glycoside hydrolase, family 28, pectin lyase/virulence factor — protein sequence MLAMRLLLGVLFPSTLVNAFADLGPVKGLDRRQPKAAKCVVPANGDGTDDAPAILKAFEDCKSNGHIVFENTTYYVNQVMQTTGLKNVKIDIKGTLVWSKNTTYWLENSLPTGYQNQSTAWILGGKNLDVDGFGHGTFDGNGQTWYDLVRGESNYPRRPHALLIDGTEDSVFTGLRFVQAQMWTVTIMRSNRVLLQDIYVNNTSSNRNPARNTDGANTIFSDRIHFRRWTVQNGDDCIAAKANSTNILIEDVEFHKGQGVAIGSIGQYPGHFETIENITVRNVVAYGSRYAGRIKTWTGEQLGYPPNGGGAGLGYTKNLSWDNVTIYDAEQAPIYVMQCITYNGQQGNCSSSLFDISNISFTNFRGSVRGSRVAYLQCSRAHGGCDNVRIENMDLTNISVDPPTAATEYRCSNVNSPQGFSC from the exons ATGCTCGCCATGCGTCTCCTCCTGGGAGTCTTATTCCCTTCGACGCTTGTCAATGCTTTTGCCGACCTTGGGCCTGTCAAAGGACTGGATCGACGGCAGCCAAAGGCCGCCAAATGTGTTGTGCCAGCCAACGGCGACGGTACCGACGACGCGCCGGCGATTCTCAAGGCGTTTGAGGACTGCAAATCCAACGGCCACATCGTCTTCGAGAACACGACTTACTACGTCAACCAGGTGATGCAGACGACGGGTCTGAAGAACGTCAAGATTGACATCAAAGGAACCCTGGTC TGGAGCAAGAACACGACCTACTGGCTCGAGAACTCCCTCCCCACGGGCTACCAGAACCAGTCGACCGCTTGGATACTAGGCGGAAAGAACCTCGACGTTGACGGCTTCGGACACGGCACCTTTGACGGCAACGGGCAGACATGGTACGACCTAGTCAGGGGGGAGTCGAACTATCCTA GACGTCCGCACGCACTCCTCATCGATGGGACGGAAGACTCGGTCTTTACAGGGCTGCGATTTGTCCAGGCTCAGATGTG GACGGTGACGATCATGCGGTCCAACCGCGTCCTGCTGCAGGACATCTACGTCAACAACACGAGCTCCAACCGAAACCCGGCGCGCAACACGGACGGGGCGAACACCATCTTCTCGGACCGGATCCACTTCCGGCGGTGGACGGTCCAGAACGGCGACGACTGCATCGCCGCAAAAGCCAACTCGACCAACATCCTgatcgaggacgtcgagttTCACAAGGGCCAAGGCGTCGCCATCGGGAGCATCGGCCAGTATCCCGGGCATTTTGAGACCATCGAGAACATCACCGTAAGGAACGTGGTGGCGTACGGGTCCCGGTACGCGGGCCGCATCAAGACTTGGACAGGGGAGCAGTTAGGGTATCCtcccaacggcggcggtgccggtcTCGGAT ATACCAAGAACCTGA GCTGGGACAATGTGACCATTTACGACGCTGAGCAAGCGCCCATCTACGTGATGCAGTGCATCACCTACAACGGGCAACAAGGCAATTGCAGCTCATCCCTCTTCGACATCTCCAACATCAGCTTTACCAACTTCCGCGGCAGCGTCCGGGGGAGCCGGGTTGCGTACCTCCAATGCAGCAGAGCGCACGGAGGGTGCGACAACGTACGCATCGAGAACATGGACCTCACAAACATCTCCGTCGacccgccgacggcggccactGAGTACCGATGCAGCAACGTCAACAGCCCGCAGGGATTTTCTTGCTGA
- a CDS encoding Putative glycoside hydrolase, family 43 produces MRVSVALALRLLGLAASASAKWIVPGARWHDTDGNIFNAHAGGLAVNKDTGRFYWFGEYKIEGQVEGGGMSVYSSDDLATWQSHGLALEPVEGHPYVSSHNRIQRPKVLYSEETGQYHMWWHVDDSKYSMLLQGLATSDHIAGPYTFQAAIAPLGNWSQDFGAFTDYKTGRSYALYSNGDRVEGRDVYVSAFNSNLTDVEEVTFRFDKYDFEAPTIIQTDKSYYAIMSHKTGYRPNNVVAMRADKLEGPWSQPFFVAPAYTRTFSTQSGFSWRIKGTKTTTYLYMADQWDMKTLWESRNVWLPMEIDEKEGSLKVIWHDIYDLDVKTGVWKPVRGKTYTSKYAKTSGDAFLQEATFGSHNVIATGIYGNDSTITFEVDGLGQDQWVSFYHQNIDDMGFGDQPYGQPDRINGTWQLRRISSVVVNGDNSTVHTLYQKDTHKGIILSTPLLLPLKKGKNQITVGGLYNGFDYKGADLDRLVVYPPEGAREKRSLMERLGLW; encoded by the exons ATGCGTGTCTCCGTCGCGCTCGCTCTGCGTCTTCTGGGCCTCGCGGCCAGCGCGTCAGCCAAATGGATCGTGCCAGGCGCCCGGTGGCACGACACGGACGGCAACATTTTCAACGCCCACGCCGGGGGCCTCGCCGTCAATAAGGATACCGGCCGCTTCTACTGGTTCGGCGAGTACAAGATCGAgggccaggtcgagggcggcggcatgtcCGTCTACAGTTCTGACGACCTGGCCACATGGCAGTcccacggcctcgcccttg AACCCGTCGAGGGCCACCCGTACGTCTCCTCGCACAACCGCATCCAGAGACCAAAAGTCCTCTACAGCGAAGAGACCGGCCAGTACCAT ATGTGGTGGCACGTCGACGACTCAAAATACAGCATGCTTCTCCAGGGCCTCGCCACCTCGGACCACATCGCCGGGCCCTACACCTTCCAGGCGGCTATTGCGCCCCTTGGCAACTGGTCGCAGGACTTTGGCGCTTTCACGGACTACAAGACGGGCAGGTCGTACGCGCTCTACTCGAACGGCGACCGGgtcgagggccgcgacgTGTACGTCAGCGCGTTCAACAGCAACCTcaccgacgtcgaggaggtcacGTTCCGCTTTGACAAGTACGACTTTGAGGCGCCGACGATCATCCAAACGGATAAGAGCTACTACGCCATCATGAGCCACAAGACGGGTTACCGCCCCAACA ATGTGGTAGCGATGCgcgccgacaagctcgaggGCCCCTGGTCGCAGCCATTCTTCGTGGCTCCGGCCTACACGCGGACATTCAGCACGCAGTCCGGCTTCTCGTGGCGCATCAAGGGCACCAAGACGACTACGTACCTGTACATGGCAGACCAGTGGGACATGAAGACGCTGTGGGAGAGCCGCAACGTCTGGCTACCCATGGAGATtgacgagaaggaggggagcCTCAAGGTCATCTGGCACGACATCTACGACCTCGACGT GAAAACAGGCGTCTGGAAGCCTGTTCGCGGCAAGACGTATACCTCAAAGTATGCCAAGACGTCCGGCGACGCCTTTCTCCAAGAAGCC ACGTTCGGCAGCCACAACGTGATCGCCACCGGCATTTACGGCAACGACAGCACCATCACCTTTGAAGTCGACGGCCTAGGACAGGACCAATGGGTATCTTTCTACCACCAGA acatcgacgacatggGCTTCGGCGACCAGCCGTACGGCCAGCCGGACCGCATCAACGGCACGTGGCAGCTCCGCCGCATcagcagcgtcgtcgtcaacggcgacaaCTCGACGGTCCACACGCTCTACCAGAAGGACACGCACAAGGGCATCATCCTGtcgacgccgctgctgctgccgctgaagaagggcaagaacCAGATCACCGTGGGGGGTCTGTACAACGGGTTCGACTACAAgggcgccgacctcgaccggcTCGTGGTCTACCCTCCCGAAGGGGCTCGCGAGAAGCGTTCGCTGATGGAGAGGCTTGGTCTCTGGTGA